Proteins found in one Hypomesus transpacificus isolate Combined female unplaced genomic scaffold, fHypTra1 scaffold_298, whole genome shotgun sequence genomic segment:
- the LOC124463550 gene encoding voltage-dependent N-type calcium channel subunit alpha-1B-like: MLFFIYAIIGMQVFGNIDLNEETAINHHNNFQTFFQALMLLFRSATGEAWHEIMLSCLSNRACDKLSGSGGKECGSDFAYFYFVSFIFLCSFLMLNLFVAVIMDNFEYLTRDASILGPHHLDEFIRVWAEYDPAACGRMTYLHMYKMLLHMSPPLGLGKKCPSRVAYKRLVRMNMPIADDNTVHFTSTLMALIRTALEIKLASGVLAQRLCDAELKREISRVWPNLPQKTVDLLVTPHKHKELTVGKVYAALMIFDFYKQNRAKRLQQQQAPGSMQRPGGSLFRPMLPLTHIQEQDTPLSASRPTPPSQPEAPPTTTSLTNGNAVTSQTGAIKESEDASNFTKPQESAETSQLENDSDAEGFPLEGHGRAASMPRLNAEYYRSHPRHAPGTHLAPIADISPIRRSASTLTPQRPLEVGLGDYALQRPAQGQGLATGPGQGQDRAHHRHHHHSCQRRRDKDRKQKSLDGGTSVQPASSTGSPSDPPVEGTSRERARERGRPQERRYHSVAGEKQRYYSCERYGARDPGHARSAGPSRSTSPGEGPDAGLLKLLKGTPPVQTSGTTTPRGRRQLPQTPLTPRPAVAYKTTHSSPVQPASTPPCRLSRGMSEHDALLSGHDRSPVPVTRIGSDPNLSPRAWDRSPRGLLEETEDFQDAVSTHGGPRASPRTAAPASTPALASQAGGAGTSTAPTQGRAGVPNGFHFTLGVNAGARGAGGLREREEEDWC, encoded by the exons GTGTTCGGCAACATTGATCTGAACGAGGAAACGGCCATCAACCACCACAACAACTTTCAGACCTTCTTTCAAGCTTTGATGCTCTTGTTCAG gaGTGCGACAGGAGAGGCTTGGCATGAGATCATGCTGTCTTGTCTCAGTAATCGAGCGTGCGACAAGCTCTCTGGCTCTGGGGGGAAGGAGTGTGGCAGTGACTTTGCCTACTTCTACTTCGTGTCCTTCAtcttcctctgctccttcctG ATGCTGAACCTGTTTGTGGCGGTCATCATGGACAACTTTGAGTACCTGACCAGAGACGCGTCCATCCTGGGCCCTCACCACCTCGACGAGTTCATCCGCGTCTGGGCAGAGTACGACCCCGCTGCCTG CGGCCGCATGACCTACCTACACATGTACAAGATGCTCTTGCACATGTCCCCTCCACTAGGTCTGGGGAAGAAATGTCCCTCCAGGGTCGCTTACAAg CGATTGGTCAGGATGAATATGCCCATCGCCGACGACAACACGGTGCATTTCACCTCCACCCTGATGGCTCTGATCCGCACCGCTCTGGAGATCAAGCTGGCGTCAG GGGTATTGGCCCAGAGACTGTGTGACGCTGAGCTGAAGAGAGAGATCTCCAGAGTCTGGCCAAACCTTCCACAGAAGACTGTCGACCTACTGGTTACACCCCATAAAC ACAAGGAGCTGACAGTGGGGAAGGTGTACGCCGCCCTCATGATCTTCGACTTCTACAAGCAGAACCGAGCCAAGaggctccagcagcagcaggctccAGGGAGCATGCAG AGACCAGGGGGATCCCTCTTTAGACCCATGCTGCCCCTCACCCACATACAGGAGCAGGACACGCCCCTCTCAGCCTCCAGGCCGACGCCCCCCTCGCAGCCTGAGGCCCCGCCCACCACCACCTCGCTAACCAATGGCAATGCAGT aacAAGCCAGACAGGTGCCATAAAGGAATCAGAGGATGCCAGCAACTTTACAAAACCTCAG GAATCTGCGGAGACGAGTCAGCTGGAGAACGATTCCGACGCGGAGGGCTTCCCCTTGGAGGGCCATGGCAGAGCTGCATCAATGCCCAGGCTCAACGCTGAATACTAC CGGAGCCACCCTCGCCACGCCCCTGGGACCCACCTGGCA CCCATCGCTGACATCAGCCCCATCCGCCGCTCGGCGTCCACGCTGACCCCCCAGCGCCCCCTGGAGGTGGGTCTGGGGGACTACGCCCTGCAGCGGCCCGCCCAGGGCCAGGGGTTGGCGACAGGGCCAGGACAGGGTCAGGACAGGGCACACCACCGCCatcaccaccacagctgccagCGCCGCCGGGACAAGGACAGGAAGCAGAAGTCTCTGGATGGAGGGACCAGTGTTCAGCCTGCCAGCAGCACGG GTTCCCCCTCCGACCCCCCGGTGGAGGGGACGTCCAGGGAGAGGGCGAGGGAGCGTGGGCGGCCTCAGGAGAGGAGGTACCACTCGGTGGCGGGGGAGAAGCAGCGGTACTACTCCTGCGAGCGCTACGGAGCCAGGGACCCCGGCCACGCCCGCTCTGCCGGGCCCAGCCGCTCCACCTCCCCGGGGGAGGGCCCCGACGCCGGCCTGCTCAAACtg ctTAAAGGAACCCCCCCAGTCCAGACCTCAGGCACCACGACACCCCGAGGCCGTCGGCAGCTgccccagacccccctcacTCCTCGGCCGGCCGTGGCCTACAAGACCACCCACTCCTCGCCCGTCCAACCCGCCTCCACGCCCCCCTGCCGCCTCAGCAGGGGGATGTCCGAGCACGACGCCCTGCTCAGCGGCCACGACCGATCCCCCGTGCCGGTCACCCGCATCGGCTCCGACCCCAACCTAAGCCCCCGGGCGTGGGACCGGTCTCCGCGCGGCCTCCTGGAGGAGACGGAGGACTTCCAGGACGCCGTGAGCACCCACGGAGGGCCCAGAGCCTCTCCCAGGACCGCTGCCCCGGCCTCGACCCCGGCCTTGGCCTCACAGGCGGGGGGCGCCGGGACCTCCACGGCTCCCACGCAGGGCAGGGCGGGAGTACCGAACGGGTTCCACTTCACCCTGGGGGTCAACGCTGGCGCCAGGGGCGCTGGAGGCCttcgggagagggaggaggaggactggtgCTAG